Genomic DNA from Longimicrobium sp.:
GCACGTGCTTGCCTACCTGCGCGAGTACGGCGAAGACGTGATCCTGGTGGTCAACAACCTGTCGGGCGCGGCGCAGGCGGTGCAGCTGGACCTGGCGGAATATGCCGGGCGCGTCCCCGTGGAGCTGCTGGGCGACACGGCGTTCCTCCCCATCGACGAAACGCCGTACGCGCTGACGCTCAGCCCCTACGGCTTCTTCTGGTTCGGGCTGCGGACGCCGCGCGCGGCCGACCAGGCGGAGATCGACCCGGAGCTGGCGCGCGAGTGGGCGCAGCAGGACGCCACCATGCTGGAGGGGAGCGACCTGGTGGTGCGCCTGATCCGCGGCGTGCCGACGGAGTGGGTGCGCGCCCAGCGCTGGTTCCGCAGCAAGGCGCGCGACGTCACCAGCATCGAGCACGCCGACGACGCGGTGGTGCACCCGGAGCGCGCGCCCACGCTGCTGCTGGGCGTGGCGAAGGTGTGCTACAGCGAGGGGATGCCGGAGCTGTACCTGCTTCCCTTCACCCTGCGCCCCACGGGCGAGCCCGGTGCGCCCGCGCCGGAGCCTATCGTCAGCCACCAGGGCGAGGCGGGCGAGGTGCAGCTGTACGAGGCGCTGGCGGACCGCCGCGTGGCGGGAACGCTGCTGGAGGTGATGGCGTTCGAGCGGCAATTGAAGACGCGCATCGGCCAGTTCAGCGGCCACCTGACCGGCGCGATCGAAACGGTGGAATCCACCGGCCCCGTGCGCCCCGTGGGCGCCGAGCAGAGCAACACCTCGCTGGTGTTCGGCGAGAACCTGGTGATGAAGGTGTTCCGCAAGCTGGAGCCGGGGATCAACCCCGACCTGGAGGTCACGCGCTTCCTCACGCAGCGCGCGGGCTTCCGCTCCGTGCCGGCGCTGGCGGGGTGGATCGACTACCGCAACCAGCACGGCGACGTGCACTCGGTGGCCGGCCTCTTCGAGTTCGTCCCCAACCAGGGCGACGCATGGAGCGTGACGCTCAAGGCGCTTCACCGCTACCTCTCCGCCGCCTCGCGCAGCGCGGCCGATCCCGACACGGTGTCGGGGCAGGAGGCGGTGCGGCGGATGGCGGGAGACATCTTCCCCGCCATCGAACGGCTGGGCGAGACCACGGCGCGGATGCACCTGGCGCTGGCGTCGGTAAGTGACGACCCGGCGTTCGCCCCCGAGCCGGTGACGGAGGACGACGTGCAGCGGGCCATCGAGGGCTTCCGCAACCAGGTCGATACGGTGCTGGGCGACCTGGGGCGGCAGCTGGAAGCCATCCCCGGCTCGTTCGGGCACGGCGTGCAGGCGTCGCTCCAGGAGGTGGTGCGGGCCGCGCCCGACCTTCGCCACCGCGGCGAAGACCTGCGCGCGCTCACCGGCTCCACGGTCAAGGCGCGCTACCACGGCGACTACCACCTGGGCCAGGTGCTGCGCGCGCAAACGAACGCGCCCGGCGGCAGCGAGTGGTACGTGCTGGACTTCGAGGGCGAGCCCGCGCGCCCGCTAGCCGACCGCCGCGCCAAGAAATCGGTGCTGCGCGACGTGGCGGGAATGCTGCGCTCGTTCAACTACGCGGTGCGCGTGGCCATGCAGGAGTTCAAGACCGACGACCTGCGCCTGAAGCTGGCCATCGAGCGCTGGGCCAACGCGTGGGAAGGACAGGCCCGCGAGCTGTACCTGGGCGCCTACCGCCGCACCGTCGCCGGCTCCTCCATCGTTCCGCAGGACGCCGAGACGATGGCGCGCGTGCTGGCCGTCTTCGAGCTGGAAAAAGCGGTGTACGAGATGGGATACGAGATGAACAACCGCCCCGAGTGGCTGTGGGTGCCGGTGGAAGGCATCCGCTCCATCCTGGGAGGCCGCGCGTGAAGCCGCCGCTGATCTACAACCTCTTCCCGCGCCTGGTCGGCCCGACCACGCGCTGGGCGGAGCATGCCCGGCGCGCGCGGGAGATGGAGTTCGAGTGGCTGTACATCAACCCGTGGCACTACCCCGGGTTCAGCGGCAGCCTGTACGCGGCCAAGGACTTCCGGCGGCTGAATCCGGCCTTCCTTCCCGCCGGAGCCGACCCCATGAGCCTGGAGCCGCTGCGGTACGCGCTCAAGCAGGTGCGGCAGATGGGGATGAAGCCGGTGATGGACCTGGTGGTGAACCACACCAGCAAGGACTCGCCGCTGATCGAGCAGCACCCGGAGTGGTACGAGTGGGAGCATGGCCAGGTGCGCAGCCCGTTCGTGGTCGATCCCGACGACCCGTC
This window encodes:
- the treS gene encoding maltose alpha-D-glucosyltransferase, with the protein product MSADTLWYKDAVFYELHVKAFQDSSQDGVGDFGGLVQRLDYVAGLGVDAIWLLPFYPSPLRDDGYDIADYYGIHPSYGSIDDVQRFLDEAHKRGLKVIADLVLNHTSSDHPWFQRARRAPKGSPERNFYVWSDDDTLYKEARIIFTDTEPSNWTWDPVAQQYYWHRFFSHQPDLNWDNPEVKEAMFRVMEYWLERGLDGFRADAVPYLIEREGTICENLPETHEILKEFRVRLEKNYPGRILLAEANQWPEDVRPYFGDDDEFHMAFHFPLMPRIFMAVRQGIRKPIVEIIERTPAIPENTQWCMFLRNHDELTLEMVTDEERDYMYREYAADPRMRINLGIRRRLAPLLDNDRRKIELLNSILFTMPGSPIIYYGDEIGMGDNVWLGDRDGVRTPMQWSPDRNAGFSRTEPERLYLPVISDAVYGYQAVNVEAQERSPFSLLNWTKRLVRVRKQHRAFGRGSITFLEPENPHVLAYLREYGEDVILVVNNLSGAAQAVQLDLAEYAGRVPVELLGDTAFLPIDETPYALTLSPYGFFWFGLRTPRAADQAEIDPELAREWAQQDATMLEGSDLVVRLIRGVPTEWVRAQRWFRSKARDVTSIEHADDAVVHPERAPTLLLGVAKVCYSEGMPELYLLPFTLRPTGEPGAPAPEPIVSHQGEAGEVQLYEALADRRVAGTLLEVMAFERQLKTRIGQFSGHLTGAIETVESTGPVRPVGAEQSNTSLVFGENLVMKVFRKLEPGINPDLEVTRFLTQRAGFRSVPALAGWIDYRNQHGDVHSVAGLFEFVPNQGDAWSVTLKALHRYLSAASRSAADPDTVSGQEAVRRMAGDIFPAIERLGETTARMHLALASVSDDPAFAPEPVTEDDVQRAIEGFRNQVDTVLGDLGRQLEAIPGSFGHGVQASLQEVVRAAPDLRHRGEDLRALTGSTVKARYHGDYHLGQVLRAQTNAPGGSEWYVLDFEGEPARPLADRRAKKSVLRDVAGMLRSFNYAVRVAMQEFKTDDLRLKLAIERWANAWEGQARELYLGAYRRTVAGSSIVPQDAETMARVLAVFELEKAVYEMGYEMNNRPEWLWVPVEGIRSILGGRA